The Corallococcus caeni genome includes a region encoding these proteins:
- a CDS encoding response regulator — MKTVLVVDDELDIAEAIQAILEEEQLRVVVCGNGREALARLKEEKPDLAIIDVMMPVMNGYETIDAIRKDGTHHFPILVMSAIQPPRAKAEEQRWDGFLKKPFSLRDLVDTVARLTAP; from the coding sequence ATGAAGACCGTGCTCGTCGTGGACGATGAGCTGGACATCGCGGAGGCCATCCAGGCCATCCTGGAAGAGGAGCAGCTGCGCGTCGTCGTCTGCGGCAACGGCCGCGAGGCGCTGGCCAGGCTCAAGGAGGAGAAGCCCGACCTGGCCATCATCGACGTGATGATGCCGGTGATGAACGGCTACGAGACCATCGACGCCATCCGCAAGGACGGAACCCACCACTTCCCCATCCTCGTCATGAGCGCCATCCAGCCGCCCAGGGCGAAGGCCGAGGAGCAGCGCTGGGACGGCTTCCTCAAGAAGCCCTTCTCCCTGCGCGACCTGGTGGACACCGTGGCCCGGCTGACGGCGCCGTAG
- a CDS encoding MATE family efflux transporter — MHTEVEPQSQREPGLFRLTWPIFFELFLFMLMGTADTLMLSGVSDAAVSAVGVVNQYVFICILVMEVVSHGASIVVSQYLGAKRSAEAARIAAQAITMNLLLGLAVSGGLLLSADAILGRMNLEPGTLAYASTYWHIAGGFLFLQALINVFSSLIRTYGFTRQSMYVALGMNGVHVLGNWVLIFGHFGMPAHGVAGAAMSTVFSRAMAVGVFAWMLWRVMDVRMRPRNFVALTREYVRKILRVGVPSAVEQMTYHACQTVFLYYVTYLGPVALASRQYANAMSQYVFLCSLAIGMGTSILVGRLVGAQRSQDAYARVLKSLQWSIGITVAVDVTAILLREPLIRLFTHDGDILRMTSQVLVLSLLLETGRSFNLVLVNALRAAGDATFPVLMAMLSMVCMSLPLGYYLVFHLQLGLAGVWLAVAADEWTRGLAMWLRWRSRAWERQSLVSPAEAPAVLAH; from the coding sequence ATGCACACTGAAGTCGAACCGCAGTCCCAGCGGGAGCCCGGCCTGTTCCGGCTCACCTGGCCCATCTTCTTCGAGCTCTTCCTCTTCATGCTGATGGGCACGGCGGACACGCTGATGCTCAGCGGTGTGTCGGACGCCGCCGTCTCCGCGGTGGGCGTCGTCAACCAGTACGTCTTCATCTGCATCCTGGTGATGGAGGTGGTGAGCCACGGCGCGTCCATCGTCGTGTCGCAATATCTCGGCGCGAAGCGGAGCGCGGAGGCGGCGCGCATCGCGGCGCAGGCCATCACGATGAACCTCCTCCTGGGGCTCGCGGTGAGCGGCGGGCTGCTGCTGTCCGCGGACGCCATCCTGGGGCGGATGAACCTGGAGCCCGGGACGCTCGCGTACGCGAGCACCTACTGGCACATCGCGGGCGGCTTCCTGTTCCTGCAGGCGCTCATCAACGTCTTCTCCAGCCTCATCCGCACGTACGGCTTCACGCGGCAGTCCATGTACGTGGCCCTGGGCATGAACGGAGTGCACGTGCTGGGCAACTGGGTGCTCATCTTCGGGCACTTCGGCATGCCGGCGCACGGCGTGGCGGGCGCGGCCATGTCCACCGTCTTCAGCCGCGCGATGGCGGTGGGCGTCTTCGCGTGGATGCTCTGGCGGGTGATGGACGTGCGCATGCGGCCCCGGAACTTCGTGGCGCTCACGCGCGAGTACGTGCGGAAGATATTGCGCGTGGGCGTGCCGTCCGCCGTGGAGCAGATGACGTACCACGCGTGCCAGACGGTGTTCCTGTACTACGTGACGTACCTGGGCCCGGTGGCGCTCGCGTCGCGGCAGTACGCCAACGCGATGTCCCAGTACGTGTTCCTGTGCAGCCTGGCCATCGGCATGGGCACCTCCATCCTCGTGGGGCGGCTGGTGGGGGCGCAGCGCTCGCAGGACGCGTACGCGCGCGTGCTCAAGAGCCTCCAGTGGAGCATCGGCATCACGGTGGCGGTGGACGTGACGGCCATCCTCCTGCGCGAGCCGCTCATCCGCCTCTTCACCCACGACGGCGACATCCTGCGGATGACGTCGCAGGTGCTGGTGCTGAGCCTGCTGCTGGAGACGGGCCGCTCGTTCAACCTGGTGCTGGTGAACGCGCTGCGCGCCGCGGGGGACGCCACCTTCCCGGTGCTGATGGCGATGCTGTCCATGGTCTGCATGAGCCTGCCCCTGGGCTACTACCTCGTGTTCCACCTGCAGCTGGGCCTGGCGGGCGTGTGGCTGGCGGTGGCCGCGGATGAGTGGACGCGCGGCCTGGCCATGTGGCTGCGCTGGCGCAGCCGCGCGTGGGAGCGCCAGTCGCTGGTGTCCCCGGCGGAGGCGCCGGCGGTGCTGGCGCATTAG
- a CDS encoding ComEC/Rec2 family competence protein, with protein MPTRLRIIHFDVSQGESTLISLLPAGGTERHILIDGGKLGRGRYVLRILKKLGLTKLDAAVCTHPDGDHHEGLTPVVEGLKVTALYAPAHVSDTHKYDKLKGACTLHGTTWRDAAVGNELINANDCLLKIVHVGRGTVSDDNPASIGCTLKFHDFTYFTAGDLPYEDEEGLGLGHMCAFKCGHHGAETSTSAKFVKALKPTAAFISSGHHNHDHPRQSVLDILCGSKPLQRFYVTNCEPDRTGFVGRSGAKPKGFAASVRPGGVLGHLVLYTDDTLAQHHDGTGVTFRVAHPSDPGTGFGWKWYAHVCLKENHVPENAPPPGTAPLSATELPVFDLVTLSTTIQALRNTTPTYSFSDLVSDSQSPYFNMPGSPIRDFMKDPDNFLKDTSTKKRKNSGSSAPKAKKVYVHPNDAQRMEQCVWCGRAAGKTVKYLATCDCDLDWYVCPRCKDQEDDEVPCDDYLISA; from the coding sequence ATGCCCACGCGCCTGCGCATCATCCACTTCGACGTGTCCCAGGGGGAGTCCACCCTCATCAGCCTGCTGCCCGCGGGCGGCACGGAGCGGCACATCCTCATCGATGGCGGCAAGCTCGGCCGCGGCCGGTACGTGCTGCGCATCCTGAAGAAGCTGGGCCTCACGAAGCTGGACGCCGCCGTGTGCACGCACCCGGACGGAGACCACCACGAGGGGCTCACCCCGGTGGTGGAGGGCCTCAAGGTCACGGCGCTCTACGCCCCCGCGCACGTCTCCGACACGCACAAGTACGACAAGCTCAAGGGCGCCTGCACGCTGCACGGCACCACCTGGAGGGACGCGGCCGTCGGCAATGAGCTCATCAACGCCAACGACTGCCTGCTGAAGATCGTCCACGTGGGGCGCGGCACCGTGAGCGACGACAACCCGGCCAGCATCGGCTGCACGTTGAAGTTCCACGACTTCACCTACTTCACCGCCGGGGACCTGCCCTACGAGGACGAGGAGGGGCTGGGGCTGGGCCACATGTGCGCGTTCAAGTGCGGCCACCACGGCGCGGAGACGAGCACCTCCGCGAAGTTCGTGAAGGCCCTGAAGCCCACCGCCGCGTTCATCTCCTCGGGGCACCACAACCACGACCACCCCCGCCAGTCGGTGCTGGACATCCTCTGCGGCTCGAAGCCGCTGCAGCGCTTCTATGTCACCAACTGCGAGCCCGACCGGACCGGCTTCGTGGGCCGCAGCGGCGCGAAGCCCAAGGGCTTCGCCGCCAGCGTCCGGCCAGGCGGGGTGCTGGGCCACCTGGTCCTCTACACCGACGACACGCTCGCCCAGCACCACGACGGCACGGGCGTCACCTTCCGCGTGGCTCACCCCTCGGACCCGGGAACGGGCTTCGGATGGAAGTGGTACGCGCACGTCTGCTTGAAGGAGAACCACGTGCCGGAGAACGCGCCGCCTCCGGGCACCGCGCCCCTGAGCGCCACGGAGCTCCCGGTGTTCGACCTGGTGACCCTGTCCACCACCATCCAGGCCCTGCGGAACACCACGCCCACCTACAGCTTCTCCGACCTGGTGAGCGACTCGCAGTCCCCGTACTTCAACATGCCTGGCAGCCCCATCCGGGACTTCATGAAGGACCCGGACAACTTCCTGAAGGACACCAGCACCAAGAAGCGCAAGAACAGCGGCAGCAGCGCCCCCAAGGCCAAGAAGGTCTACGTCCACCCGAATGACGCCCAGCGCATGGAGCAGTGCGTGTGGTGCGGCAGGGCCGCGGGGAAGACGGTGAAGTACCTGGCCACCTGCGACTGCGACCTGGACTGGTACGTGTGCCCCCGATGCAAGGACCAGGAGGACGACGAGGTCCCCTGCGACGACTACCTCATCTCCGCCTGA
- a CDS encoding glutathione-independent formaldehyde dehydrogenase: MLAVVYKQNSQVKVEEVEDPKLEAPTDCVIRVTSAGICGSDLHMYEGRTASKAGQVFGHENMGVVEQVGPGVVSIKKGDRVVLPFNIACGTCFDCVRGRTEACLVANPDAPHAGYGYAGMGPYRGGQAELLRVPWADFNCLKVPGQPGDDLEDDFLLLSDVFPTAYHGTELANVRPGATVAVFGAGPVGLLAGYCALLRGASEVYVVDSVPERLAKVKEMGAIPIDFTKGDPVKQIVDLRRGNPLIMGALRPGEEKALGVMCGIDAVGYQSRDIQGADAHGGREKPTQVLEQLVELVNPTGSIGVVGVYLAPDPGAADENAKQGIYPLPWAKVFDKGITVGTGQTPVKRYNHFLRDLIIAGRARPGMIVSHRLPLRDAPDAYQKFDARKDGYTKVILKPQLSPKARA, from the coding sequence ATGCTCGCAGTCGTCTACAAGCAGAACAGCCAGGTGAAGGTGGAGGAGGTGGAGGATCCGAAGCTGGAGGCGCCCACCGACTGTGTCATCCGCGTCACCTCCGCCGGCATCTGCGGCAGTGACCTGCACATGTACGAGGGCCGCACCGCGTCCAAGGCGGGACAGGTGTTCGGCCACGAGAACATGGGCGTCGTGGAGCAGGTGGGCCCCGGCGTGGTGAGCATCAAGAAGGGCGACCGCGTGGTGCTGCCCTTCAACATCGCCTGCGGCACCTGCTTCGACTGCGTGCGCGGCCGCACGGAGGCCTGCCTCGTCGCCAACCCGGACGCGCCGCACGCGGGCTACGGCTACGCGGGCATGGGCCCGTACCGCGGCGGACAGGCGGAGCTGCTCCGGGTGCCCTGGGCGGACTTCAACTGCCTGAAGGTGCCCGGGCAGCCGGGCGACGACCTGGAGGACGACTTCCTCCTCCTGTCCGACGTCTTCCCCACCGCCTACCACGGCACCGAGCTCGCGAACGTGCGGCCCGGGGCCACGGTGGCCGTCTTCGGCGCGGGGCCGGTGGGCCTGCTCGCCGGCTACTGCGCGCTCCTGCGCGGCGCCTCGGAGGTCTACGTGGTGGACAGCGTCCCGGAGCGCCTGGCCAAGGTGAAGGAGATGGGCGCCATCCCCATCGACTTCACGAAGGGCGACCCGGTGAAGCAGATCGTGGACCTGCGCCGCGGCAACCCGCTCATCATGGGCGCGCTGCGGCCCGGTGAGGAGAAGGCCCTGGGCGTGATGTGCGGCATCGACGCCGTGGGCTACCAGTCGCGCGACATCCAGGGCGCGGACGCGCACGGCGGCCGGGAGAAGCCCACCCAGGTGCTGGAGCAGCTGGTGGAGCTGGTGAACCCCACGGGCTCCATCGGCGTCGTGGGCGTCTACCTGGCCCCGGACCCCGGCGCCGCGGACGAGAACGCGAAGCAGGGCATCTACCCGCTGCCGTGGGCCAAGGTGTTCGACAAGGGCATCACCGTGGGCACCGGCCAGACGCCGGTGAAGCGCTACAACCACTTCCTGCGCGACCTCATCATCGCGGGCCGCGCCAGGCCTGGCATGATCGTCAGCCACCGCCTGCCCCTGCGGGACGCGCCGGACGCCTACCAGAAGTTCGACGCTCGCAAGGACGGCTACACCAAGGTCATCCTCAAGCCCCAGCTCAGCCCCAAGGCCCGCGCCTAG
- a CDS encoding response regulator — protein MVDALDKPSTLLVVESYDDLREALAALLVLEGYTVLSVATATQALDVLARLPHIPSLVLLSLMLRNPEDQRFLSRLRSLDLTSRLPVLALTADPDLQAPPAGTVGLLGKPVRTEVLLAAVDRYRTRH, from the coding sequence ATGGTGGATGCCCTGGACAAACCCTCGACCTTGCTGGTGGTCGAGAGCTACGACGACCTGCGTGAGGCCCTGGCGGCCCTCCTGGTGCTGGAGGGCTACACGGTGCTGTCCGTGGCCACGGCCACGCAGGCGCTGGACGTGCTGGCCCGGCTCCCCCACATCCCTTCCCTGGTGCTCCTTAGCCTGATGCTGCGCAACCCGGAGGACCAGCGCTTCCTCTCCCGCCTGCGGAGCCTGGACCTGACGTCGCGGCTGCCGGTGCTGGCGCTCACGGCGGACCCGGACCTCCAGGCGCCCCCGGCCGGGACGGTGGGCCTCTTGGGCAAGCCCGTCCGCACGGAGGTGCTCCTGGCCGCCGTGGACCGCTACCGCACCCGGCACTGA
- a CDS encoding carboxylesterase/lipase family protein, with protein sequence MVQQSAPVVSTVEGQLQGVVEEGVYAFKGIPYAQPPVGALRWRPPAPVVPWKNIRQASKYGGSSLQSREACIAGGGGDPVPMSEDCLYLNVWTPRVDAQAKLPVIVWIHGGAYVIGASGLPPYNGVPMASRDAILVTLNYRLGHLGFLAHPALQREPGGGAANFGLLDQLAALQWVNRNIAKFGGDANNVTLIGQSAGAKSVLSLFCMEAARPLFHRGVAMSVYGLDEMPLEMALPKGEALIRGMGVPDADATPERLRKLPADAFWQQPPEHSLAPVAVCGDTVMPQSILSTFKAQQQARVPLILGSTSDDVSVMTAMGRDPMDVLQALRDNNVPIGLLYPGVTPDEELARQVCRDIVFTLIPRQIADLHAKVSDAWRFYFDYTATALRPTYPHGVPHGSDVPYFLDTVARCPPTQEVVTEEDRAYSRQVSGWVLQFARSGAPASATEWPKHQQGEDRTLRMQQPPKVENNFMQLRLNAFLLASGIINGADSGARDKPGTQRGGHHGATPQKKSRPEGTP encoded by the coding sequence ATGGTCCAGCAGTCCGCTCCCGTCGTCAGCACCGTCGAAGGACAGCTCCAAGGCGTCGTCGAGGAAGGGGTGTATGCCTTCAAGGGCATCCCCTACGCCCAGCCTCCGGTGGGCGCGCTGCGCTGGCGCCCGCCCGCCCCGGTCGTGCCGTGGAAGAACATCCGTCAGGCTTCGAAGTACGGCGGTTCCTCGCTCCAGTCGCGCGAGGCCTGCATCGCGGGCGGTGGCGGCGACCCGGTCCCCATGAGCGAGGACTGCCTCTATCTCAATGTCTGGACGCCCCGCGTGGACGCCCAGGCGAAGCTGCCCGTCATCGTGTGGATCCACGGCGGCGCGTATGTGATTGGCGCGAGCGGCCTGCCTCCGTACAACGGCGTGCCCATGGCGTCCCGGGACGCCATCCTCGTCACGTTGAACTACCGCCTGGGCCACCTGGGCTTCCTGGCGCACCCGGCGCTCCAGCGGGAGCCGGGCGGCGGCGCGGCCAACTTCGGCCTGTTGGATCAGCTCGCCGCGCTCCAGTGGGTGAACCGCAACATCGCGAAGTTCGGCGGGGACGCGAACAACGTCACCCTCATCGGCCAGTCCGCGGGCGCCAAGAGCGTGCTGTCCCTCTTCTGCATGGAGGCCGCGCGGCCCCTCTTCCACCGGGGCGTGGCCATGAGCGTGTACGGCCTGGATGAGATGCCGCTGGAGATGGCGCTGCCCAAGGGCGAGGCGCTCATCCGCGGCATGGGCGTGCCGGACGCGGACGCGACGCCGGAGCGCCTGCGCAAGCTGCCCGCGGACGCCTTCTGGCAGCAGCCGCCGGAGCACTCGCTGGCGCCGGTGGCCGTGTGCGGCGACACCGTGATGCCCCAGTCCATCCTGTCCACCTTCAAGGCGCAGCAGCAGGCGCGCGTGCCGCTCATCCTGGGCAGCACCAGCGACGACGTGAGCGTGATGACGGCCATGGGCCGCGACCCCATGGACGTCCTCCAGGCGCTGCGCGACAACAACGTGCCCATCGGCCTGCTCTACCCGGGCGTGACGCCCGACGAGGAGCTGGCGCGGCAGGTGTGCCGCGACATCGTCTTCACGCTCATCCCCCGGCAGATCGCGGACCTGCACGCCAAGGTCTCCGACGCGTGGCGCTTCTACTTCGACTACACCGCCACCGCGCTGCGCCCGACCTACCCGCACGGCGTCCCGCACGGCTCGGACGTGCCGTACTTCCTGGACACCGTGGCCCGCTGCCCGCCCACGCAGGAGGTCGTCACCGAGGAGGACCGCGCGTACTCGCGCCAGGTGAGCGGCTGGGTGCTCCAGTTCGCCCGCTCGGGCGCGCCCGCGTCCGCGACGGAGTGGCCGAAGCACCAGCAGGGCGAGGACCGCACCCTGCGCATGCAGCAGCCGCCGAAGGTGGAGAACAACTTCATGCAGCTGCGCCTCAACGCCTTCCTGCTGGCGAGCGGCATCATCAACGGCGCGGACAGCGGCGCGCGTGACAAGCCCGGCACCCAGCGCGGCGGCCATCACGGCGCCACGCCGCAGAAGAAGTCCCGGCCGGAAGGCACGCCGTAG
- a CDS encoding AcvB/VirJ family lysyl-phosphatidylglycerol hydrolase, translated as MRRRAGGFLVGAVLALSLALASWARTCAAPPAPQAPVAGDAGAPGPVAAPSVETLHPGGRFGHVTVVTPPAAPATVALLLADGPADQGRAAELSLALAAHGALVLAVDARAYLRALEKGTRCAYPAGDLEILSQGYQRHAELPEYLHPVLVGEGVGAALAYAALAQAPHGTFRGAVSVDFTPELTTTAAFCPGVGLVRSRADKGTRERLSPARALTEPWVLLVADHDAGHRVKAAHDFTRELKTGRVVTVPGPGLARMPVSAWQGTLLAAYAAAAMPLAAEHLPPVSAAVSPPDAGLDGLAGDASVKGLPLVEVPATSATQGDTLALFVTGDGGWASLDQSVSESLAAQGIPVVGFNSLRYFWKRRTPEETSADVARALRHFLSAWGKQRVVLVGYSRGADVVPAIAARLPEELRARVRLIALFAPGKEAEFEVHVTDLFGGKGRPTQAVLPDVQALKGTPVLCLYGDEELSDSLCPTLSGVPGTRALLLKGGHHFDGDYAAIARLLLRELGMALP; from the coding sequence ATGAGGCGGCGCGCGGGCGGGTTCCTGGTGGGCGCGGTGCTGGCGCTGTCCCTGGCGCTCGCCTCCTGGGCGCGCACCTGCGCGGCGCCGCCCGCGCCCCAGGCTCCCGTGGCCGGGGACGCCGGCGCCCCCGGCCCCGTGGCCGCGCCGTCCGTGGAGACGCTTCATCCCGGAGGCCGCTTTGGCCACGTCACGGTGGTGACGCCCCCGGCCGCGCCCGCGACGGTGGCCCTGCTCCTGGCGGATGGACCGGCGGACCAGGGCCGGGCCGCGGAGCTGTCCCTGGCGCTCGCCGCGCACGGCGCGCTGGTGCTGGCGGTGGACGCGAGGGCCTACCTGCGTGCGCTGGAGAAGGGCACGCGGTGCGCGTATCCGGCGGGGGACCTGGAGATATTGAGCCAGGGCTACCAGCGGCACGCGGAGCTGCCGGAGTACCTGCACCCCGTCCTGGTGGGGGAGGGCGTGGGCGCGGCGCTGGCCTACGCGGCGCTGGCCCAGGCCCCGCATGGGACGTTCCGGGGCGCGGTGAGCGTGGACTTCACGCCGGAGCTGACGACGACCGCGGCCTTCTGCCCCGGCGTGGGGCTCGTGCGCTCGCGAGCGGACAAGGGCACACGGGAGCGGCTGTCCCCGGCGCGGGCCCTCACGGAGCCGTGGGTGCTGCTCGTCGCGGACCACGACGCAGGCCACCGGGTGAAGGCCGCGCACGACTTCACCCGAGAGCTGAAGACCGGGCGCGTGGTGACGGTGCCGGGCCCGGGGCTGGCCCGCATGCCCGTGTCCGCGTGGCAGGGGACGCTCCTGGCTGCCTATGCGGCCGCCGCGATGCCGCTCGCCGCGGAGCACCTGCCCCCCGTGTCCGCGGCCGTGTCACCGCCGGACGCGGGCCTCGACGGGCTCGCGGGTGACGCGTCGGTGAAGGGGCTGCCGTTGGTGGAGGTCCCCGCGACGTCCGCCACGCAAGGCGACACGCTGGCCCTCTTCGTCACCGGCGATGGTGGCTGGGCCAGCCTGGACCAGTCCGTCTCCGAGTCGCTGGCCGCGCAGGGCATCCCCGTCGTGGGCTTCAACTCGCTGCGCTACTTCTGGAAGCGCCGCACCCCGGAGGAGACGTCCGCGGACGTGGCCCGCGCGCTGCGCCACTTCCTGTCCGCCTGGGGCAAGCAGCGCGTCGTGCTGGTGGGCTACTCGCGCGGCGCGGACGTGGTGCCGGCCATCGCCGCGCGCCTGCCGGAGGAGCTGCGCGCCCGGGTGAGGTTGATCGCGCTGTTCGCGCCCGGGAAGGAGGCGGAGTTCGAGGTGCACGTCACGGACCTCTTCGGCGGCAAGGGCCGGCCCACCCAGGCGGTGCTCCCAGACGTGCAGGCCCTGAAGGGGACGCCGGTGCTCTGTCTTTACGGCGACGAGGAGCTGTCCGACAGCCTCTGCCCCACGCTGTCCGGCGTGCCCGGCACGCGCGCCCTGCTGCTCAAGGGCGGGCACCACTTCGACGGAGACTATGCCGCCATCGCGCGCCTGCTGCTGCGGGAACTCGGTATGGCATTGCCCTGA
- the mprF gene encoding bifunctional lysylphosphatidylglycerol flippase/synthetase MprF — MPKVQRVLTTVLPLGLLCVAAYVLHRELSHFRREDVSAGLAAVTTGRIVLALGVTVVNYAALTLYDVLALGHAGHRLPYARVGFTSFVGYAFGHNLGASFLSGGSVRYRLYSGWGLTALDVARVSAFNALTFWLGLAAVTGTSLLVEGGGGVLALSTPVAHVVGGALWLLLAGYFVACAVVRRPLRVRGLEWTLPTLTRALAQLVVSCGDWVLAASVLWVLLPADSGVSLPSLTALFALAQLAGIASQVPAGLGVFETVMLSALTPHVPAPQVVGVLLVYRLVYYLMPFTVAALLLAGNELLLRRHHLTRLAKAVHGSFAPVMPWAASAVAFLAGTVLLFSGATPAVADRLAVLRKLVPLPLLEVSHLLGSLVGLSLLLLARGLQRRLDAAYVLTQVLLVAGAVFSLVKGVDYEEATLLLVLAATLAPFHQQFYRHTSLFAEAFSPGWLLATVAVVVASVGLGFFSYQHVEYSRDLWWRFTFSGDAPRFLRASVGVLGATVVVGLAALLRPAGPRVHPPTTEELRRIRPLVAHAQESMASLALLGDKSLLLNDAGTAFLMYGVSGRAWVSMGDPVGPPDAATELAWRFRELADRHHGWACFYQVGPGALPRYLDLGLTLLKLGEEATVALQDFSLEGPERRGLRHCVHRMEREGWTFEVKPPEAVPELLPRLQAISDAWLAQKHTREKGFSLGWFSPRYLEQGPVALVRKDGVLTGFANVWAPETKEELSVDLMRYLPGSPHGAMDFLFTSLMLWGRRQGFRRFNLGMAPFSGFEERTLAPVWNRLGALVFRHGEHFYNFQGLRQYKEKFRPDWAPRYLASPGGLALPGVLTGVASLVSRGLGGVVAR; from the coding sequence ATGCCGAAGGTCCAAAGAGTCCTCACCACCGTGCTGCCGCTGGGGCTGCTGTGCGTGGCGGCGTACGTGCTGCACCGCGAGCTGTCGCATTTCCGCCGCGAGGACGTGAGCGCGGGGCTCGCGGCCGTGACGACCGGACGCATCGTCCTGGCGCTCGGCGTGACGGTCGTGAACTACGCGGCCCTCACGCTGTACGACGTGCTGGCGCTGGGACATGCCGGGCACCGGCTCCCGTATGCGCGCGTGGGGTTCACGTCGTTCGTGGGCTATGCCTTCGGGCACAACCTGGGCGCGTCGTTCCTGAGCGGCGGTTCGGTGCGCTACCGGCTGTATTCCGGGTGGGGGCTCACCGCGCTGGACGTCGCGCGGGTGTCCGCGTTCAACGCGCTCACGTTCTGGCTGGGCCTGGCCGCCGTCACCGGCACGTCGCTGCTCGTCGAGGGCGGGGGCGGGGTGCTGGCCCTGTCCACGCCGGTGGCGCACGTCGTGGGCGGGGCGCTGTGGCTGCTGCTCGCGGGCTACTTCGTGGCGTGCGCCGTCGTGCGCAGGCCGCTTCGCGTGCGCGGCCTGGAGTGGACGCTGCCGACCCTCACGCGAGCGCTGGCGCAGTTGGTCGTGTCGTGCGGCGACTGGGTGCTGGCGGCGTCGGTGCTGTGGGTGCTGCTGCCAGCGGACAGCGGCGTGTCGCTGCCATCGCTGACCGCGCTGTTCGCGCTCGCGCAGCTCGCGGGCATCGCCAGCCAGGTCCCCGCGGGCCTGGGCGTCTTCGAGACGGTGATGCTGTCCGCGCTCACGCCCCACGTGCCGGCTCCGCAGGTGGTGGGCGTGCTGCTGGTGTACCGGCTGGTCTACTACCTGATGCCCTTCACCGTGGCGGCGCTGCTGCTGGCGGGCAATGAGCTGCTCCTTCGCCGTCACCACCTGACGCGGCTGGCGAAGGCGGTGCACGGCTCGTTCGCGCCGGTCATGCCGTGGGCCGCGTCGGCGGTGGCGTTCCTGGCGGGCACGGTGCTTCTGTTCTCCGGCGCGACGCCGGCGGTGGCGGACCGGCTGGCGGTGCTGCGCAAGCTGGTGCCGCTGCCGCTCCTGGAGGTGTCGCACCTGCTGGGCAGCCTGGTGGGCCTGTCGCTGCTGCTGCTCGCGCGCGGGCTCCAGCGGCGCCTGGACGCGGCCTACGTGCTGACGCAGGTGCTGCTGGTGGCGGGCGCGGTGTTCTCCCTGGTGAAGGGCGTGGACTACGAGGAGGCGACGCTGCTGCTCGTCCTGGCCGCCACGCTGGCGCCGTTCCACCAGCAGTTCTACCGGCACACGTCGCTGTTCGCGGAGGCCTTCAGCCCCGGGTGGCTGCTGGCCACGGTGGCGGTGGTGGTGGCGTCGGTGGGGCTGGGGTTCTTCTCCTACCAGCACGTCGAGTACAGCCGCGACCTCTGGTGGCGCTTCACCTTCTCCGGCGACGCACCGCGCTTCCTGCGCGCGAGCGTGGGCGTGCTGGGCGCGACGGTGGTGGTGGGGCTGGCCGCGCTGCTGCGGCCGGCGGGGCCTCGCGTGCACCCGCCGACGACGGAGGAGTTGCGGCGGATCCGCCCCCTGGTGGCCCACGCGCAGGAGTCCATGGCCTCGCTGGCGCTGCTGGGGGACAAGTCCCTGCTGCTCAACGACGCGGGCACCGCGTTCCTCATGTACGGCGTGTCCGGCCGCGCCTGGGTGTCCATGGGGGACCCGGTGGGGCCGCCGGACGCCGCGACGGAGCTGGCGTGGCGCTTCCGGGAGCTGGCGGACCGGCACCACGGCTGGGCGTGCTTCTACCAGGTGGGCCCGGGCGCGCTGCCGCGCTACCTGGACCTGGGACTGACGCTGCTCAAGCTGGGCGAGGAGGCCACCGTCGCGCTCCAGGACTTCAGCCTGGAGGGGCCGGAGCGCCGGGGGTTGCGCCATTGCGTGCACCGCATGGAGCGCGAGGGCTGGACGTTCGAGGTCAAGCCCCCGGAGGCGGTGCCGGAGCTGCTGCCCCGGCTGCAGGCCATCTCCGATGCGTGGCTCGCGCAGAAGCACACGCGCGAGAAGGGCTTCAGCCTGGGGTGGTTCTCCCCGCGCTACCTGGAGCAGGGGCCGGTCGCGCTGGTGCGCAAGGACGGCGTCCTCACGGGCTTCGCCAACGTGTGGGCGCCGGAGACGAAGGAGGAGTTGAGCGTGGACCTCATGCGCTACCTGCCGGGCAGCCCGCATGGCGCGATGGACTTCCTCTTCACGTCCCTGATGCTGTGGGGCCGGCGGCAGGGCTTCCGCCGCTTCAACCTGGGCATGGCACCCTTCAGCGGCTTCGAGGAGCGCACGCTCGCGCCGGTGTGGAACCGGCTGGGGGCGCTCGTGTTCCGGCACGGCGAGCACTTCTACAACTTCCAGGGGCTGCGCCAGTACAAGGAGAAGTTCCGCCCGGACTGGGCCCCGCGCTACCTGGCGTCGCCGGGCGGGCTCGCGCTGCCGGGCGTGCTCACGGGCGTGGCCTCCCTGGTGTCGCGCGGGCTGGGCGGGGTGGTGGCGCGATGA